DNA from Selenihalanaerobacter shriftii:
GGGCTAATATTTTTTCTTCTTCTCTATACTTTAAAGTAGCAGGTCCAGTTATTCCTGGTCGAACAGATAAGATCACTTTATCTTCTTCTTTTAAAGTTTCCATTATCTCAGGCACATCTGGTCGTGGTCCCACGAAACTCATATCACCTTTTAAAACATTTATTAATTGAGGCAACTCATCGATCTTCAATTTTCTAAAAATCTCCCCTGATTTAGTAATTCTAGGATCAGATTTAGTAGTTACTGTGGTATTAAAATTAATATTAGACTTCATAGTCTTAATCTTTATTACCTTAAACCTCTTACCATCTTTTCCTACCCTTTCTTGAGTAAAAAAGCCATTTTCTTTAGTATCAATTGTGGCAATAATATATGAAATTATAATTATTATACCGGTTAAAGAAAGTCCTACTAAAGAAAATAGTATATCGAAACTCCTTTTTAGTATTCTATCATACAACGAAATATTTACATTCTTCTTCATAACTATAACCTCTCATAAGTATTTGCTGTTAAACTTTTTATTTGCTTTATGACTTCTTGATTAAGTGTTCTTTTACCTTTTCCTACACTTTTAGTTGAAACATCTTTAACTAAACTTTTTAACTCTTTTTTATCTAAATCAACCTCTAAAAATTTTAAGATTTTATCTAGTTCTACTACTGGGTTTTTAACAAAATTTTCATAAGATATATGGTAAGTTCTTGATTGATTTATATTATTAAAGGCTTCAATAGAATTACTTACACATTTTTCCCATTGAATGGCACATGTTTCTTCTAATGATTTATTCTTTAAAACTTCATCCATCCCTTTAAATTTAGGTCCCCAATAAGCTAATCTTTTTTCTTTAGTAAAGAATTTATAAATTCTATTCGTAAAATATTTTAAAGCATAATATGGTAAATCTGTAATGGGAACATACCTTGCCTTTTTTAAAATATAAGCTAAATCTAATGAAGCAGTCCACCGTTTCTTAGCAGATGAAACAACATCAATAGGGTTTCTATAGATGTGTATATATTTAGCATCAGGTATAACCCGGTCAACAAAATCTACTCTAAGAGAATTAGCACATGTCTTTTCTACAATAAAATTAGCATCTGTTTTTTTATTTAATTTATCGAATTGCTTTCTGATATATCTTTTATTCTTTTCGTTGATATCTTCTATAGAAAATTCATCC
Protein-coding regions in this window:
- a CDS encoding sugar transferase, which gives rise to MKKNVNISLYDRILKRSFDILFSLVGLSLTGIIIIISYIIATIDTKENGFFTQERVGKDGKRFKVIKIKTMKSNINFNTTVTTKSDPRITKSGEIFRKLKIDELPQLINVLKGDMSFVGPRPDVPEIMETLKEEDKVILSVRPGITGPATLKYREEEKILAQVDDPEKYNEEVIFLDKVEINKKYIREYSFIKDIKYIFRTVFNHEINDEERGFKI
- a CDS encoding sulfotransferase family protein, coding for MNNSRDYQPVIIVGAGRSGTNMLRDILTSIENFATWPCDEINYIWRHGNISKRTDEFSIEDINEKNKRYIRKQFDKLNKKTDANFIVEKTCANSLRVDFVDRVIPDAKYIHIYRNPIDVVSSAKKRWTASLDLAYILKKARYVPITDLPYYALKYFTNRIYKFFTKEKRLAYWGPKFKGMDEVLKNKSLEETCAIQWEKCVSNSIEAFNNINQSRTYHISYENFVKNPVVELDKILKFLEVDLDKKELKSLVKDVSTKSVGKGKRTLNQEVIKQIKSLTANTYERL